In Dolichospermum flos-aquae CCAP 1403/13F, the following proteins share a genomic window:
- a CDS encoding serine hydrolase: protein MEQQSQGNSNNHDQKIAELEARLNNANQIIANLQKQNIDFQKNINALEIEIHQFHQKSQSRNNQSLEPGQKQIKSSVNRRIIRKYRVSELSDWQFYGLTSLVIMSILLLFGVGTLFNNQNRKNIKQSFHQQSKNQTSASSQLNLSSPLTPPNIPVNSNPIIQTPIHQSYDLSVNNPPELVYNVINPPSFKDSEQLNQITQELTKLAKSKNLPVENLSISLIDVNKQSISGYKQKTLRYPASVVKLFWMVNLEAQISRELIQLDNNINSDLQKMILKSDNNAASQIVDTITHAQSLQNKLNKEGFTQWKKQRQSINRFFQNANYQDINISQKTFPIPDLKINEPQGTDLQIRGDNPQKPIRNKITTYHAARLMYEIATQQAVAPEYSQRMLNLLIRDLRREAWKFDPPNLDEFNPVENFLGEGIADEKVQFASKAGWTTSSRQEVAYIATSDGKTRYILAIFGDDPAYGKSKTIFPQMSKLVFDRMTNSNR from the coding sequence ATGGAACAACAATCACAAGGAAATTCAAATAATCACGATCAAAAAATTGCTGAACTAGAAGCAAGATTAAATAATGCTAATCAAATAATTGCAAATTTACAAAAGCAAAATATTGATTTTCAAAAAAATATCAATGCTTTAGAAATAGAAATACATCAATTTCACCAAAAATCACAATCAAGAAACAATCAATCTTTAGAACCTGGACAAAAACAGATTAAATCATCAGTTAATAGAAGAATTATCCGTAAATATCGGGTTTCAGAATTATCAGATTGGCAATTTTACGGACTTACCTCTTTAGTAATAATGTCAATACTTCTATTATTTGGAGTTGGTACATTATTCAATAATCAAAATCGAAAAAATATTAAACAATCATTTCATCAACAATCTAAAAATCAGACATCAGCTAGTTCACAATTAAATTTATCTTCACCATTAACACCACCAAATATTCCAGTTAACAGTAATCCTATAATACAAACACCAATTCATCAAAGTTATGATTTATCTGTAAATAATCCTCCAGAACTTGTTTATAATGTAATCAATCCTCCTAGTTTTAAAGATAGCGAACAATTAAATCAAATAACTCAAGAATTAACCAAATTAGCAAAAAGTAAAAATTTACCAGTCGAAAATTTATCAATTAGTTTAATAGATGTAAACAAACAAAGTATTTCCGGGTATAAACAAAAAACACTTCGTTATCCTGCTAGTGTAGTAAAATTATTTTGGATGGTAAATCTAGAAGCTCAAATTAGTCGAGAATTGATTCAATTAGATAATAATATTAATTCTGATTTGCAAAAAATGATTCTTAAATCAGATAATAATGCAGCCAGTCAGATTGTAGATACGATTACTCACGCTCAGTCTTTACAAAATAAACTAAACAAAGAAGGATTTACACAATGGAAAAAACAACGTCAAAGCATTAATAGATTTTTCCAAAATGCTAACTATCAAGATATTAATATTAGTCAAAAAACATTTCCTATCCCTGACTTAAAAATTAATGAACCTCAAGGTACAGATTTACAAATCCGAGGAGATAATCCTCAAAAACCAATTCGTAATAAAATTACAACATATCATGCAGCTAGACTAATGTATGAGATTGCTACTCAACAAGCAGTAGCACCAGAATATAGCCAAAGAATGCTAAATTTACTCATAAGAGATTTACGTCGAGAAGCTTGGAAATTTGATCCACCAAATCTAGATGAATTTAATCCAGTAGAGAATTTTTTAGGTGAAGGTATAGCTGACGAAAAAGTGCAATTTGCATCCAAAGCAGGTTGGACTACCAGTTCCCGACAGGAAGTAGCTTATATAGCTACATCAGATGGGAAAACTCGTTATATCCTCGCAATATTTGGGGATGATCCTGCTTATGGTAAAAGTAAAACAATTTTTCCACAAATGTCTAAATTAGTCTTTGATAGGATGACTAATTCTAACCGTTAA
- a CDS encoding AAA family ATPase: MTEQILEKQIDHNDGIDLEAAFQGSHIQEILDKLDQELVGLKSVKNKIREMAALLLVDRIRKSLGLNAGAPSLHMTFLGNPGMGKTTVAMRMAEILYRLEYIRKENVMLVTRDDLVGQGMGQTAPKTREVLNNAMGGVLLVDEAYTLYRPDYPGDFGLEAIEILMQVMENQRDDLVVILAGYKDHMDRFFHSNPGMNSRIGLHIEFNDYGVESLMTIAQSIVTAQNYCFSPEAEKAFREYLIKRKTMPHFANARSVRNAIDRARLRQANRLLSSGKLLNKQDLITIEAADILASRVFREGVPDCETES; this comes from the coding sequence ATGACCGAACAGATATTAGAAAAACAAATAGATCACAATGACGGAATTGATTTAGAAGCAGCTTTCCAAGGGTCTCATATACAAGAAATTTTGGATAAGTTAGACCAGGAGTTAGTCGGGTTAAAGTCCGTCAAAAACAAAATTAGAGAAATGGCGGCTTTGTTATTGGTTGACCGTATTCGTAAAAGCTTAGGCTTAAATGCAGGTGCGCCCAGTTTGCACATGACATTTTTAGGTAATCCTGGCATGGGTAAAACCACTGTAGCCATGCGAATGGCAGAAATCCTCTACCGGCTGGAATATATCCGTAAAGAAAATGTCATGTTGGTGACGCGAGATGATTTAGTTGGTCAAGGTATGGGACAAACAGCGCCCAAAACCAGGGAAGTATTAAATAATGCCATGGGCGGAGTTTTATTAGTTGACGAAGCCTATACTTTATACCGTCCAGATTATCCTGGGGATTTTGGTTTAGAAGCCATAGAAATTCTCATGCAGGTCATGGAAAACCAAAGAGATGATTTGGTCGTTATTCTTGCTGGTTATAAAGACCATATGGACAGATTTTTTCATAGTAATCCAGGGATGAATTCCCGCATTGGATTACATATTGAATTTAACGATTATGGTGTTGAGAGTTTAATGACTATTGCTCAATCTATAGTCACAGCCCAAAACTATTGTTTTAGTCCAGAGGCTGAAAAAGCCTTCCGCGAATATTTAATTAAACGGAAGACGATGCCCCATTTTGCCAATGCTAGAAGTGTGCGTAATGCTATAGATAGAGCGCGTTTACGTCAAGCAAATCGGTTATTAAGTAGTGGTAAACTGTTAAATAAGCAGGATTTAATTACCATTGAAGCAGCAGATATTCTCGCTAGTCGAGTATTTAGAGAAGGTGTTCCTGATTGCGAAACTGAAAGTTGA
- a CDS encoding ATP-binding cassette domain-containing protein, which produces MSYQPGQHPTVLGIDPYLELNNQGKTLHLKLHKPQHILGREPNVADLVVPQDWELVSRIQAVLRKEGTEYRIYDGNGQEPSSNKLYINHSLITATQGYLLTNGVEIHISQNSHQLIQIKYFNPATSNSLNPPTKKSISLKQKSVLIGRDSTANLYLDAPTISRRHATIDSDHHGRYILQNFGPNGVFINGQQISDKAILTNRSKIHIGPYILVLRDDNLEILDQGTHIRLEAQNLILETNGKVRIDDLSFAIEPGQFVALVGGSGAGKSTLMRTLLGIEKTTKGIVYLNGEDLQKNFNLYRTQIGYVPQDDIIHRELTVAEVLTYAAKLRLPPDSNLQQVVEQALAAIKMSHRRQALISDLSGGQRKRVSIGVELLADPKLFFLDEPTSGLDPGLDKQMMQLLKELAHQGGRTVILVTHATANITECDRIVFLGIGGKLCYFGTPDDALQFFQVQDFADIYIKLEEEKEAIKYVNKFRQSSYYQVYVANQLNSRIKPETTAIPAKPKGVLFWQQLLLLTHRSGQLIIRDKINLALSLLTAPIGISLITLAMKDKVPFVLGNEPDPALPSLALRVLFVFTCAGLWVGFSSSLQEIVKESAIYLRERLVNLGLFAYLGSKITILSGLALAQTLLILIIILIGFKSPNPELISWNMGLLITSFLTLFASFSLGLLVSAIVKNSSQANSTLPLLILPQIIFSGVLFKTEGVVSKILSWLMISRWSVGAYGTILNVNALIPKEHKFPGAFEATSVYDPTWGNLSLNWGILLLHATVYLLITFGVQKRKDIF; this is translated from the coding sequence ATGTCATACCAACCAGGACAGCATCCCACCGTTTTAGGTATAGATCCCTATCTTGAGTTAAACAATCAAGGTAAAACTTTACACTTGAAATTACATAAGCCACAGCACATTTTAGGACGTGAACCCAATGTTGCTGATTTAGTCGTTCCCCAAGACTGGGAACTGGTTTCTCGTATCCAAGCTGTGTTACGTAAGGAGGGTACAGAATACCGCATTTATGATGGTAATGGTCAAGAACCTAGTAGCAATAAGTTGTATATTAATCATTCTTTGATTACTGCTACTCAAGGTTATTTGTTAACCAATGGTGTGGAAATTCATATTTCTCAAAATTCTCATCAACTAATTCAAATTAAATACTTTAATCCTGCCACCTCTAATTCTCTCAATCCACCAACAAAAAAGTCAATTTCTTTAAAACAAAAATCAGTTTTAATTGGACGGGATTCTACCGCAAATTTATATTTGGATGCTCCGACAATTTCCCGTCGTCATGCTACCATTGATAGTGATCATCACGGGCGTTACATTTTACAAAATTTTGGCCCTAATGGAGTTTTTATTAATGGACAACAAATAAGTGATAAAGCCATTTTAACTAATAGATCAAAGATTCATATTGGACCCTATATTTTAGTTTTACGTGATGATAATTTAGAGATTTTAGATCAAGGTACTCACATTAGACTGGAAGCACAAAATTTAATTTTAGAAACTAATGGTAAAGTAAGAATAGATGATTTATCTTTTGCTATTGAACCGGGACAATTTGTAGCTTTAGTGGGGGGAAGTGGCGCAGGTAAATCTACTTTAATGCGAACTCTTTTAGGTATTGAAAAAACCACTAAAGGCATAGTTTATCTAAATGGAGAAGATTTACAGAAAAACTTTAATTTGTATCGAACTCAAATTGGTTATGTTCCCCAAGATGATATTATTCATCGAGAATTAACTGTTGCAGAAGTTCTCACTTATGCTGCTAAATTACGTTTACCTCCTGATAGTAATTTACAACAAGTTGTCGAACAGGCATTAGCAGCAATTAAAATGAGTCATCGTCGTCAAGCTTTAATTAGTGATCTGAGTGGTGGACAAAGAAAACGAGTTTCTATTGGTGTAGAATTATTAGCTGATCCAAAATTATTCTTTTTAGATGAACCCACTTCAGGACTTGATCCAGGTTTAGATAAACAGATGATGCAGTTATTGAAAGAATTAGCACATCAAGGGGGAAGAACAGTTATTTTAGTGACTCATGCAACGGCAAATATTACAGAGTGTGACAGAATTGTATTTTTAGGAATAGGTGGAAAACTTTGTTATTTTGGAACTCCTGACGATGCTTTGCAATTTTTCCAAGTTCAGGATTTTGCTGATATTTATATTAAATTAGAAGAGGAAAAAGAGGCAATTAAATATGTTAATAAATTCCGTCAATCTAGTTATTATCAGGTTTATGTTGCTAATCAATTAAATTCAAGAATTAAACCAGAAACAACTGCTATACCTGCAAAACCTAAAGGTGTTTTATTTTGGCAACAATTGCTTTTATTAACACACCGTTCTGGTCAATTAATTATCCGGGATAAAATTAATCTTGCATTATCTCTTTTAACTGCACCTATTGGGATTAGTCTCATCACTTTAGCAATGAAAGATAAAGTACCTTTTGTATTAGGAAATGAACCAGATCCAGCTTTACCTTCTCTAGCTTTACGGGTTTTATTTGTATTTACCTGTGCTGGTTTATGGGTAGGATTTTCTAGTTCTTTACAAGAAATTGTGAAAGAATCGGCAATTTATTTAAGAGAAAGATTAGTGAATTTAGGATTATTTGCTTATCTAGGTTCTAAGATTACAATTTTATCAGGTTTAGCACTAGCGCAAACTTTATTAATTTTAATTATAATTCTCATTGGTTTCAAATCTCCCAACCCAGAACTAATTTCTTGGAATATGGGATTATTAATTACCAGTTTTCTGACTTTATTTGCTAGTTTTAGTTTAGGGTTACTTGTTTCTGCAATTGTCAAAAATAGTAGTCAAGCAAATAGCACTTTGCCATTACTGATTTTACCACAAATCATTTTTTCTGGAGTATTGTTTAAAACTGAAGGTGTTGTGAGTAAAATCTTATCATGGTTAATGATTAGTCGTTGGTCAGTTGGTGCTTATGGAACAATATTAAATGTTAATGCTTTAATTCCTAAAGAACATAAATTCCCTGGTGCATTTGAAGCCACATCTGTATATGATCCAACTTGGGGAAATTTAAGTTTAAATTGGGGAATTTTGTTGTTACACGCTACGGTTTATTTGTTAATAACTTTTGGTGTGCAAAAACGGAAAGATATTTTTTAA
- a CDS encoding protein kinase domain-containing protein, translating into MTLTLLNNRYQVLRVLGSGGFGKTFLAEDTQMPSGKRCVIKQLIPVINNPQLYQLVQERFQKEASILEELGDRHSQIPRLYAYFSEGGEFYLVQEYIEGQTLSEKLQQQGVFNEVTVKEILINILQVLEYVHSKGIVHRDIKPDNIILRFSDSKPVLIDFGAVKVTMNTEMSPSGNSSQSIVIGTPGFMPMEQIAGRPLFSSDLFSLGLTAIYLLTGKIPQDLPTEPTMGNILWRHFAPYLNVGFGDILDKAVAYHPRDRYLNTREMLTALQTLSNPVVPAFVPIAQSTTPTVIAAPVTPFPTSQPSYQPYPQTQYPVSSNNGLGTWQQAVIIGSVIGSFLVGGLWVLGIINKPKETTAVIDNSSQPTTSSIQSNISSPYPTNQPTTSSYSYPTNQPTTSSYSYPTTQPTTSISEPIQPQTTTTLISQQAAIQLLETWLAAKRQIFSPPYNKQLGSQLLTGPVYTKFINKTDNPDACLARSNNEDDCLSSVDWLIRNRAYWVYGVQKIQSVRNFVSSGNNATIIVVVTEQRTLYNKNGNVDKSQSGLFTSTTSYDLQYENGDIKIYNYK; encoded by the coding sequence ATGACACTGACACTATTGAACAATCGTTATCAGGTATTGCGGGTACTGGGTAGTGGGGGGTTTGGCAAAACATTTTTAGCTGAAGATACCCAAATGCCTTCGGGTAAGCGGTGTGTGATTAAACAACTCATTCCAGTGATTAATAATCCCCAGCTATACCAATTGGTGCAGGAAAGGTTTCAGAAAGAAGCATCTATTTTAGAAGAATTGGGCGATCGCCATAGTCAAATTCCCCGGTTATATGCTTATTTTTCTGAAGGTGGGGAATTTTATTTAGTTCAAGAATATATTGAAGGACAAACTCTCAGCGAAAAATTACAACAACAGGGAGTATTTAATGAAGTTACAGTTAAGGAAATTTTAATTAATATCTTGCAAGTTCTCGAATATGTTCACAGCAAAGGTATAGTCCATCGAGACATTAAACCAGATAATATTATTTTGCGTTTTTCTGATAGCAAACCAGTATTAATAGATTTTGGGGCTGTGAAGGTGACGATGAATACAGAAATGAGTCCTTCTGGTAATTCTAGTCAGTCTATTGTGATTGGGACACCAGGATTTATGCCGATGGAACAAATAGCGGGAAGACCACTATTTTCTAGTGATTTATTTAGTTTAGGATTAACAGCGATTTATTTATTAACAGGGAAAATACCTCAAGATTTACCAACTGAACCAACTATGGGTAACATTTTGTGGCGACATTTTGCACCCTATTTGAATGTTGGTTTTGGGGATATTTTAGATAAAGCTGTAGCTTATCATCCACGCGATCGCTATCTCAATACTAGAGAAATGTTGACCGCTTTACAAACTCTCTCAAATCCCGTTGTACCTGCTTTTGTCCCCATTGCCCAATCCACCACCCCCACAGTCATTGCTGCACCAGTAACACCTTTCCCAACCTCACAACCATCCTATCAACCATATCCACAAACTCAATATCCAGTTTCCTCTAATAATGGGTTAGGAACTTGGCAACAAGCTGTAATTATTGGTAGTGTAATAGGATCATTTCTTGTAGGTGGTTTATGGGTATTAGGAATAATTAATAAACCAAAAGAAACTACAGCAGTTATTGACAACTCTTCCCAACCAACTACATCTTCAATACAGTCAAATATATCATCACCATATCCTACTAATCAGCCAACCACATCATCATATTCATATCCTACTAATCAGCCAACCACATCATCATATTCATATCCTACTACTCAACCAACTACATCAATTTCAGAACCTATACAACCACAAACTACAACAACTTTGATTTCACAACAAGCAGCAATACAACTGTTAGAAACATGGTTAGCCGCTAAAAGACAAATATTTTCTCCTCCTTATAATAAACAATTAGGATCTCAACTTTTGACTGGTCCAGTATATACAAAGTTTATTAATAAAACAGATAATCCTGATGCTTGTCTTGCTAGAAGTAATAATGAAGATGATTGTCTAAGTTCTGTAGATTGGTTAATAAGAAATAGAGCTTACTGGGTATATGGTGTACAAAAAATTCAATCTGTCAGAAATTTTGTTTCTAGTGGAAATAATGCCACAATAATAGTTGTAGTTACAGAACAACGTACATTATATAATAAAAATGGAAATGTAGATAAGAGTCAATCAGGTCTTTTTACATCAACTACGAGTTACGATTTACAATATGAGAATGGTGATATCAAAATCTATAATTATAAATAA